The following proteins are co-located in the Hevea brasiliensis isolate MT/VB/25A 57/8 chromosome 11, ASM3005281v1, whole genome shotgun sequence genome:
- the LOC110648322 gene encoding uncharacterized protein LOC110648322, with protein MGFSSALRSNLPANTSPKLFSLRFSVKQNRPNFIKVSKTTRPSRWIVKSALNGSKPKFNDNGATEPARILLERLFAQTQKLEEEMSGDSQLPKDVQPGFNLEILESDLLAVLEALRKKEEDLQHAEKQVLSEHNDLNRAKEELEQREKEIAVAYSKHEKLEGEVKEANLNLAFQARQIEDLKLQLKEREEGVVAAQSALFVKEHEMEKMTSELTKKSEEVTKIDSELKYKAQLLDEANEIVKKQEIEIQGLKNALQEKEEELEVSMTLRRLEEEKLKVAEANLEKQTMEWLIAQEELKKLRDETSKHMVEANETVKDFIRVKKLLVDVRSELVSSQKSLASSRKRMEEQEQLLKKQLVELEEERKSVISYMTSLKDAQIEVESERVKLRFAESRNKELEQDLSLEKELMKELHEQLKKEKSSLKQAMKEMSSLQQELEGKNTELGEIHGILQFKESELVEAKLEIQHLKSEQSSLQLLLEEKDLQLFNAKKKLEEVDREVAELKMLLSSKEDQLIQATNMLKEKEEHVQMMQDELNNTRMKMSEAETVVERIVELTNKLVITVKDEDYNAFGQSESMGLELIRQPLDKSSDDFSLQKKQLESELKLTRESLRMKEMELLATQRALTIKDEELKAVIERLDSREKELKGLKDEMVTDANDLKKLYSLAQERIGEKSIGDLAIEKLQLEAAQLEVEAATIALQKLAGMSRELLNKASLSIDADTDVDTFTQNGPDYQIGTFENNESLKEVKTGVARLSALTEQLVKEAGVVGRE; from the exons ATGGGGTTTTCTTCTGCTCTTCGCTCCAATCTTCCGGCCAACACCTCCCCAAAG TTGTTCTCGCTGAGGTTCAGTGTGAAGCAGAACAGACCGAATTTTATAAAAGTTTCAAAGACAACAAGACCTTCAAGGTGGATTGTCAAATCAGCCTTAAATGGCAGCAAGCCGAAGTTTAATGACAATGGGGCAACTGAACCTGCAAGGATTCTTCTTGAGAGATTGTTTGCTCAGACACAGAAACTTGAAGAAGAGATGAGCGGAGATTCTCAGCTTCCCAAGGATGTTCAACCAGGGTTCAACCTTGAAATCCTGGAGTCTGATCTTCTGGCTGTTTTGGAAGCCTTGAGGAAGAAGGAAGAGGATCTTCAACACGCAGAAAAACAGGTTTTGTCAGAGCACAACGATTTAAACCGTGCAAAGGAGGAGTTGGAGCAACGAGAAAAAGAAATTGCTGTTGCATATTCTAAGCATGAAAAACTAGAAGGGGAGGTGAAGGAGGCAAATCTTAACCTAGCTTTTCAAGCCAGGCAGATTGAAGATTTAAAGCTTCAACTTAAGGAGAGGGAGGAGGGGGTGGTTGCTGCACAATCTGCTCTATTTGTAAAGGAACATGAAATGGAAAAAATGACAAGTGAGCTGACAAAGAAGAGTGAGGAAGTTACTAAAATTGACTCTGAACTGAAATACAAGGCTCAACTCTTGGATGAAGCCAATGAAATTGTAAAGAAACAAGAAATTGAGATTCAAGGACTAAAAAATGCTCtccaagagaaagaagaagaactgGAAGTTTCTATGACTCTTAGAAGACTTGAAGAGGAGAAGTTAAAAGTTGCAGAGGCCAATTTAGAGAAGCAGACAATGGAATGGTTAATAGCACAGGAGGAACTGAAGAAGTTGAGAGATGAAACATCTAAACATATGGTAGAAGCTAATGAAACTGTGAAGGATTTCATAAGAGTGAAAAAGCTTCTAGTTGATGTGAGATCTGAGCTGGTTTCTTCACAGAAATCTCTGGCATCCTCCAGAAAGCGAATGGAAGAACAGGAGCAGCTATTAAAAAAGCAGCTAGTGGAActtgaagaagagaggaagagtgtAATATCTTACATGACTAGTTTGAAAGATGCCCAAATAGAAGTTGAGAGTGAGAGAGTAAAACTTAGGTTTGCAGAGTCTCGAAACAAGGAGCTTGAACAAGACTTATCCTTGGAGAAGGAGCTCATGAAAGAGTTACATGAGCAGTTGAAGAAGGAGAAATCTTCTTTGAAGCAGGCAATGAAGGAGATGTCTTCTTTACAGCAGGAACTAGAGGGAAAAAATACTGAATTGGGGGAAATTCATGGTATTCTTCAGTTTAAAGAATCAGAATTGGTGGAGGCTAAGCTAGAAATTCAGCATTTGAAATCTGAGCAGTCTTCTCTTCAGCTTCTCTTGGAGGAGAAAGATTTGCAACTCTTTAATGCAAAGAAGAAGCTGGAGGAAGTAGACCGGGAGGTTGCTGAGCTAAAGATGCTTTTGAGCAGTAAAGAAGACCAATTAATTCAAGCCACAAATATGCTAAAGGAGAAAGAGGAGCATGTTCAGATGATGCAAGATGAGCTGAATAACACAAGGATGAAAATGTCTGAAGCTGAAACTGTAGTGGAACGGATTGTAGAACTTACAAACAAACTGGTTATTACCGTCAAGGATGAAGACTATAATGCATTTGGGCAATCTGAGAGCATGGGCTTGGAGCTCATTCGACAACCATTGGACAAGTCAAGTGATGATTTTAGTTTGCAGAAGAAACAGCTTGAAAGTGAGCTCAAGCTGACCAGAGAGAGCTTAAGAATGAAAGAAATGGAACTCCTAGCTACACAGAGGGCTCTCACAATCAAAGATGAGGAGCTCAAAGCAGTTATTGAGAGATTAGATTCCAGGGAAAAGGAACTAAAAGGACTCAAGGACGAAATGGTTACAGATGCTAATGATCTGAAAAAGCTTTATTCTTTGGCACAAGAGAGAATTGGTGAGAAAAGTATTGGGGACCTGGCTATCGAGAAGCTACAACTTGAGGCAGCTCAACTGGAAGTTGAAGCTGCAACCATTGCTCTGCAGAAGCT